A region from the Lolium perenne isolate Kyuss_39 chromosome 4, Kyuss_2.0, whole genome shotgun sequence genome encodes:
- the LOC139839159 gene encoding uncharacterized protein → MGSREGETSYQPTEEIVTTHEEREAKEGQEREAKRMEEAFSATRSSTSTPVLLGQEFFEHMERMAEDRAANLAQQNEFFSRLIRENNGGIRNGGPKGVSLTEFLQTNPMTFATAPEPMDADDWLRDTERKLKTVRCNDEEKVRYATYLLSGLTALWWDNMILIQPSGHVFTWDEFKKKFREAQVPESIMELKRREFETLKQNDLSVWKYLVEFDRLSRYAVEDVNTEEKRIKRFLKGMNPFLKMQLNLTKCTRFHELVDTAITLENDYEEVQNERKRKARLEPQPIQIQQTQSEMNFQTRDETITPFYSRVRCHNCARKGHYAKDCTQQDITCFGCGQLGHMKSECPDP, encoded by the coding sequence atggGATCGCGTGAGGGAGAGACGAGTTACCAACCAACTGAGGAGATAGTAACGACTCATGAAGAGAGGGAGGCAAAAGAAGGACAGGAAAGAGAAGCTAAGCGGATGGAAGAGGCATTCTCCGCCACTAGATCGTCAACATCAACCCCTGTCCTGCTTGGGCAAGAATTCTTTGAGCACATGGAAAGGATGGCTGAGGATAGAGCAGCAAACTTAGCACAACAAAATGAGTTTTTCAGTCGTTTGATACGTGAGAATAATGGAGGTATCAGAAATGGAGGACCAAAAGGAGTGAGTCTTACGGAATTCCTACAAACCAATCCAATGACTTTTGCTACCGCACCAGAACCTATGGATGCGGATGATTGGTTGAGGGACACTGAGCGGAAATTAAAGACAGTTCGGTGTAATGATGAAGAGAAGGTTAGATATGCCACCTATCTACTATCAGGACTAACAGCGTTATGGTGGGATAACATGATTCTAATTCAACCTTCGGGACATGTTTTCACGTGGGACGAGTTTAAGAAGAAGTTCCGAGAAGCCCAGGTTCCTGAAAGTATCATGGAGCTAAAGAGAAGAGAGTTCGAGACCTTGAAGCAGAATGACTTGTCGGTATGGAAATATCTAGTAGAGTTTGATCGTTTATCACGTTATGCAGTAGAGGATGTGAACACAGAGGAGAAAAGGATAAAAAGGTTCTTAAAAGGGATGAATCCATTCCTGAAAATGCAGTTGAATCTAACCAAATGCACAAGGTTCCACGAGCTAGTGGATACTGCAATTACTTTGGAGAATGATTATGAAGAAGTGCAGAATGAAAGAAAAcggaaggcaaggttggaaccacaACCAATTCAGATTCAACAAACTCAGTCAGAGATGAATTTCCAAACAAGAGATGAGACCATCACACCGTTTTATAGTCGAGTTCGATGCCATAACTGTGCAAGAAAAGGTCACTATGCCAAGGATTGCACACAACAGGATATTACCTGTTTTGGATGTGGACAACTAGGTCATATGAAATCAGAATGCCCGGATCCATAG